A single window of Gemmatimonadota bacterium DNA harbors:
- the folE gene encoding GTP cyclohydrolase I FolE, translating into MKAPDDAPMQDLVRAMLTRLGEDPAREGLLRTPERVEESWEFLTQGYGQTVGDVVGEGVFTEEHHNMVVVKDIEMYSMCEHHMLPFYGRAHVAYIPDGRIVGLSKIPRIVDVFARRLQVQERLTEQIAQAVWDVLDPLGVGVIIEAYHLCMMMRGVQKQNSKTVTSAVRGVFLDDLKTREEFLRLCTINGIVG; encoded by the coding sequence ATGAAGGCTCCGGACGACGCGCCCATGCAGGACCTCGTGCGCGCCATGCTCACGCGCCTGGGGGAGGATCCGGCTCGAGAGGGACTCCTGCGCACTCCGGAGCGAGTGGAAGAGTCCTGGGAGTTTCTGACGCAGGGCTACGGCCAGACCGTGGGGGACGTCGTCGGCGAGGGCGTCTTCACCGAGGAACACCACAACATGGTCGTGGTGAAGGACATCGAAATGTACAGCATGTGCGAGCATCACATGCTGCCCTTCTACGGCCGCGCCCACGTAGCCTACATCCCCGACGGGAGGATCGTGGGTCTTTCCAAGATTCCCCGCATCGTTGACGTTTTCGCGCGGCGCCTACAGGTGCAGGAGCGACTCACGGAGCAGATCGCGCAGGCGGTCTGGGACGTGCTGGATCCGCTGGGGGTCGGCGTGATCATCGAGGCGTACCACCTGTGCATGATGATGCGGGGGGTGCAGAAGCAGAACTCCAAGACCGTCACCAGCGCCGTGCGGGGCGTCTTTCTCGACGATCTCAAGACGCGCGAGGAGTTCCTCCGGCTCTGCACCATCAACGGCATAGTCGGGTGA
- a CDS encoding 6-carboxytetrahydropterin synthase, with protein MPRVRVTRQVHFSAAHRLGREDWDEERNLATFGECARTSWHGHNYELDVTVAGEVDPDLGFVMDLKRVKEIAEERVASELDHRNLNVDVPWLRGLNPTTENLVVAIWRRLADALPEGVSLERLVLWETPRNRAEFTGEGLE; from the coding sequence ATGCCACGGGTGCGAGTGACGCGTCAGGTCCATTTTTCGGCCGCGCACCGGCTCGGCCGCGAGGACTGGGACGAGGAGCGCAATCTTGCCACGTTCGGCGAGTGCGCGCGCACCAGCTGGCATGGTCACAACTACGAGTTGGACGTGACGGTCGCCGGCGAGGTGGATCCCGACCTCGGCTTCGTGATGGATCTCAAGCGCGTCAAAGAGATCGCCGAGGAGCGAGTGGCTTCCGAGCTGGACCACCGCAACCTCAACGTGGACGTGCCGTGGCTGCGGGGTCTGAATCCGACGACGGAAAACCTCGTGGTCGCCATCTGGAGGCGGCTCGCGGACGCCCTACCCGAGGGCGTCAGTCTGGAGCGACTGGTGCTCTGGGAGACGCCACGAAACCGCGCCGAATTCACGGGAGAAGGCCTGGAATGA